A stretch of the Streptococcus himalayensis genome encodes the following:
- a CDS encoding amidohydrolase family protein: protein MKIDVFAHVLLPRFYQKMLRLDPHLPDKMPFLQNPVLTDMKSRAQYQHKDTQQIISYVNVNPEDYVEADEALKLVQEANQELLETLQAHSEQFAGGVAMLALNHMDGSLEILEKFVTQNQNIVGVQLFSRHLGQSVAAPEFAPIFETCARLEIPIWLHPVFDTRKPDNNIVFSWEYEQTQAMLEIVEAGYFRKYPNLKIIVHHAGAMVPYFAERIRHILPEEMVQDFKKFYVDTALLGNPKALELAVDYFGIEKVLFGTDAPLGILPAGPTKEIIAAIEAMALSTKEKQAIFADNWYRLLKQKGS from the coding sequence ATGAAAATTGATGTATTTGCCCATGTTTTATTACCAAGGTTTTACCAAAAAATGCTTAGGCTAGATCCACATTTGCCGGATAAAATGCCCTTTTTACAGAATCCAGTTTTGACAGATATGAAGAGTAGAGCACAGTATCAACACAAAGATACCCAACAAATTATATCTTATGTTAATGTCAATCCAGAAGATTATGTAGAGGCCGATGAGGCTTTAAAACTCGTTCAGGAAGCCAATCAAGAATTGTTAGAAACGCTGCAAGCTCATTCGGAGCAATTTGCAGGAGGTGTCGCGATGCTCGCCCTCAATCACATGGATGGAAGTCTTGAGATTTTAGAAAAATTTGTTACCCAAAATCAAAATATTGTAGGTGTCCAATTATTTAGTCGCCACCTTGGTCAGTCTGTTGCTGCACCAGAATTTGCACCTATTTTTGAAACTTGTGCAAGGCTAGAGATTCCAATTTGGCTTCATCCTGTGTTTGATACGAGAAAACCTGACAATAACATTGTCTTTTCATGGGAGTACGAGCAGACACAAGCCATGCTTGAAATAGTAGAAGCGGGCTATTTTAGAAAGTACCCTAATCTGAAAATCATTGTTCACCATGCAGGGGCAATGGTTCCTTATTTTGCAGAGCGGATTCGTCATATCCTGCCAGAAGAGATGGTGCAGGATTTTAAGAAATTTTACGTAGATACAGCCTTATTAGGCAATCCAAAAGCTCTGGAATTAGCTGTCGACTATTTTGGTATTGAAAAGGTTCTTTTTGGAACGGATGCTCCTTTAGGAATTTTACCTGCAGGTCCTACCAAAGAGATTATTGCTGCGATTGAAGCGATGGCTCTCTCAACAAAAGAAAAACAAGCTATCTTTGCGGATAATTGGTATCGCTTATTGAAACAGAAAGGAAGCTAA
- the trmFO gene encoding methylenetetrahydrofolate--tRNA-(uracil(54)-C(5))-methyltransferase (FADH(2)-oxidizing) TrmFO — protein sequence MSQSYITVIGAGLAGSEAAYQIAKQGIPVKLYEMRGVKATPQHKTDNFAELVCSNSLRGDSLTNAVGLLKEEMRRLDSIIMKAAEQTRVPAGGALAVDREGFSQMVTDELHQHPLIEVIREEITELPSEGITVIATGPLTSDALAEKIHAFNGGAGFYFYDAAAPIVEVNTIDMDKVYLKSRYDKGEAAYLNAPMTKEEFMAFHDALVNAEEAPLNSFEKEKYFEGCMPIEVMAKRGVKTMLYGPMKPVGLEYPDDYTGPRDGEFKTPYAVVQLRQDNAAGSLYNIVGFQTHLKWGEQKRVFQMIPGLENAEFVRYGVMHRNSYMDSPNLLTQTFRSKKNPQLFFAGQMTGVEGYVESAASGLVAGINAARLFKNEEEIIFPETTAIGSLPHYVTHADSKHFQPMNVNFGIIKELDGPRIRDKKERYEKIAERALADLSQCMKVLNNQ from the coding sequence ATGTCTCAATCCTATATTACGGTTATTGGAGCTGGTTTAGCTGGTTCTGAAGCGGCTTATCAAATTGCAAAACAGGGAATTCCTGTAAAACTTTATGAAATGCGGGGCGTAAAAGCAACACCCCAACATAAAACAGACAATTTTGCGGAGTTGGTCTGCTCAAACTCCCTGCGTGGTGATAGCTTGACCAATGCAGTCGGTCTCTTAAAAGAGGAAATGCGCCGTTTGGATTCGATTATTATGAAAGCAGCGGAACAGACCCGCGTCCCAGCTGGAGGTGCTTTGGCTGTTGACCGCGAAGGTTTTTCACAAATGGTGACAGATGAGTTGCACCAACATCCTCTGATTGAAGTCATTCGTGAAGAAATCACAGAATTGCCAAGCGAAGGAATTACCGTCATTGCGACAGGACCTCTGACCAGTGATGCCTTGGCAGAGAAAATTCATGCCTTCAATGGTGGAGCTGGTTTCTATTTCTATGATGCCGCAGCACCGATTGTTGAAGTCAATACGATTGATATGGACAAGGTCTATCTAAAATCCCGCTATGACAAGGGAGAAGCTGCCTATCTTAATGCTCCAATGACCAAGGAAGAGTTTATGGCCTTTCACGATGCTCTTGTCAATGCAGAGGAGGCGCCTCTTAATTCCTTTGAAAAAGAAAAGTATTTTGAAGGGTGTATGCCGATTGAGGTCATGGCAAAACGCGGTGTGAAAACCATGCTTTATGGACCAATGAAACCTGTTGGACTGGAATATCCTGATGATTACACCGGTCCACGTGATGGAGAATTTAAAACACCCTATGCTGTCGTTCAACTACGTCAGGACAATGCAGCAGGTAGCTTGTATAATATTGTCGGCTTCCAAACTCATCTGAAATGGGGCGAGCAAAAGCGGGTCTTCCAAATGATTCCAGGACTTGAAAACGCTGAATTTGTTCGCTATGGGGTGATGCACCGCAATTCCTACATGGATTCGCCCAATCTTTTGACGCAAACTTTTCGTTCTAAGAAAAATCCGCAGCTCTTCTTTGCAGGTCAAATGACAGGGGTTGAAGGCTATGTTGAGTCTGCGGCATCTGGCCTCGTAGCCGGTATCAACGCAGCTCGCTTGTTTAAAAATGAAGAAGAAATCATCTTTCCTGAAACAACGGCAATCGGAAGTTTACCGCACTATGTCACCCATGCAGATAGCAAGCATTTCCAACCGATGAATGTTAATTTTGGCATTATCAAAGAGTTGGATGGTCCTCGAATTCGTGATAAAAAAGAACGCTATGAGAAAATCGCTGAACGTGCCTTGGCAGACTTGAGCCAGTGTATGAAAGTGTTGAATAATCAGTAA
- a CDS encoding MerR family transcriptional regulator, whose translation MTNTEKTYTITEVSELYQVNPNTLRYYERIGLLPTIPRKSNGNRYFTREMLNWLEMVICLRHSGIPIEALKTYVKLLQQGEKTQKEREWLLKEQLETLYQRKENLQRSIDRLEHKISLYESGEINQATSYFEEYAILEDQENSWKE comes from the coding sequence ATGACCAATACAGAGAAGACCTATACGATTACAGAAGTCAGCGAACTTTATCAAGTTAACCCCAATACATTACGCTATTATGAGCGTATCGGATTATTGCCGACTATTCCAAGAAAATCAAATGGAAATCGCTATTTTACGAGAGAAATGCTGAACTGGCTTGAAATGGTGATTTGCCTGCGGCATTCAGGAATTCCAATAGAAGCTTTAAAAACTTATGTCAAACTACTACAACAAGGGGAGAAAACCCAAAAAGAGCGAGAATGGCTTCTAAAAGAACAATTAGAGACTCTATACCAGCGAAAAGAAAATTTGCAACGCTCCATCGACCGCTTAGAGCATAAAATTTCCCTTTATGAGAGCGGTGAGATCAATCAAGCTACCTCTTATTTTGAAGAATATGCGATTTTAGAAGATCAGGAAAATAGTTGGAAGGAATAA
- a CDS encoding alpha/beta hydrolase, whose amino-acid sequence MNKSYFYLDMKTHELEVPYSKKKRRVRVLLPKNYETETDTTYPVVYFHDGQNVLYSKESFSGHSWKVIPAIKRNPDLAKMIVVAIDNDGFQRMNEYSAWKYKELNIPGVQFGGQGTEYAEFVMEVVKPFIDSTYRTKADKLHTAMIGSSLGGNITQFMGLAYQDQIGCLGVFSSANWLHQEAFDRYIERQKLDKEQRVYIYVGTEEADDTDKTLMAGNIKQAYIDSSLIYYEQLIRGGIPLDNLLLRIKSGAEHNELAWSEQMVECFQFFSAKW is encoded by the coding sequence ATGAACAAGTCTTATTTTTATCTGGATATGAAAACCCATGAATTAGAGGTTCCCTATAGTAAAAAGAAGCGACGGGTACGTGTGTTATTGCCTAAAAATTACGAAACTGAAACAGACACGACCTATCCGGTGGTTTATTTCCATGATGGACAAAATGTCCTTTATAGCAAGGAATCCTTTAGTGGGCATTCTTGGAAGGTTATCCCCGCTATCAAGCGAAATCCTGACCTAGCTAAAATGATTGTTGTCGCTATTGATAACGATGGTTTCCAACGTATGAACGAATACTCTGCTTGGAAATATAAAGAACTCAATATTCCCGGTGTTCAATTTGGCGGTCAGGGAACAGAATACGCTGAATTTGTCATGGAAGTAGTCAAACCCTTTATTGATAGTACCTACCGTACCAAGGCTGACAAGCTTCATACAGCCATGATTGGCTCTTCCTTGGGCGGCAATATTACCCAATTTATGGGCTTGGCTTATCAAGACCAGATTGGATGTCTGGGTGTTTTTTCATCAGCTAACTGGCTCCACCAAGAAGCCTTTGACCGCTATATTGAGCGTCAAAAGCTAGACAAGGAGCAACGTGTCTATATCTATGTAGGAACAGAAGAAGCAGATGATACCGATAAAACGCTGATGGCAGGAAACATCAAACAGGCCTATATTGACTCGTCATTGATCTATTACGAACAACTGATTCGAGGAGGAATTCCCTTGGATAATCTTCTTCTTCGGATTAAATCTGGGGCGGAGCACAATGAATTGGCTTGGTCTGAGCAGATGGTCGAATGTTTTCAATTTTTTAGTGCGAAATGGTAA
- a CDS encoding acyltransferase family protein, which yields MDNQETNLLHYKQINSSMISLFQYLFSIFVILVHSGRLVENELLHFTFKSVFARMAVPFFMICSSFFIRGYLTVHHRVGIYIRHLVKTYLFWSLIYLPYACFYLQSLPLPSHHPLIYLIGLVVALVYTGMCYQLWYIPAFLLGVWLVSQLLKFIGKIKTGILLFLLYLFGSIETYSAYLGHTPFFTAYQAYARILITSRNGIFYAPIFIFLGYLLYDFYQTNLFKNSYVWKVIACFALLCVEYILVFLRQGLDKNFFLGLPLFILFLFNAISRTSVFAKKDFSTLRKLSTLYFFIHPIFIEWTLFALRERSMSPAEKGSYLFFSSLICTHLVSTFMLKVKQWRIRHINRIR from the coding sequence ATGGATAATCAAGAAACAAACCTTCTTCACTACAAACAGATCAATTCTTCTATGATTAGTCTATTTCAATATCTGTTTTCAATTTTCGTCATTCTTGTTCATAGTGGCCGCTTGGTGGAAAATGAACTGTTGCATTTTACCTTCAAGAGTGTGTTTGCCAGAATGGCGGTGCCTTTTTTCATGATTTGTAGTAGTTTCTTTATTCGAGGTTATCTAACCGTTCATCATCGTGTAGGTATTTATATTCGCCATTTGGTGAAAACCTATCTGTTTTGGAGCTTGATTTATCTCCCTTATGCTTGCTTCTACCTCCAGAGTTTACCTCTTCCTTCACACCATCCTCTAATTTATTTGATTGGCTTAGTGGTGGCACTTGTTTATACTGGTATGTGCTATCAGTTATGGTATATTCCCGCTTTTCTTTTAGGCGTGTGGTTGGTAAGCCAACTTTTGAAATTTATAGGGAAGATAAAGACAGGTATCCTTCTTTTTCTGCTGTATCTTTTTGGAAGTATCGAAACTTATTCAGCCTATCTCGGCCATACGCCCTTTTTCACTGCTTATCAGGCCTACGCTCGTATCCTTATCACCAGTCGCAATGGGATTTTTTATGCTCCTATTTTTATTTTTTTAGGTTATTTGCTCTATGATTTTTATCAAACAAATCTCTTTAAAAACAGCTACGTTTGGAAAGTAATAGCGTGTTTTGCTCTCTTATGTGTGGAATATATTCTTGTCTTTTTGCGACAGGGTTTGGATAAAAATTTCTTTCTGGGCTTGCCTCTTTTTATTCTCTTTTTGTTTAATGCTATCAGTCGAACATCGGTATTTGCTAAGAAAGATTTTTCAACCTTACGAAAACTCAGCACTCTTTACTTCTTTATCCATCCTATCTTTATCGAATGGACCCTATTTGCTCTAAGGGAGAGAAGCATGAGTCCTGCAGAAAAAGGAAGCTATCTTTTCTTTAGCAGTCTCATTTGTACCCATCTGGTTTCAACATTCATGTTGAAAGTCAAGCAGTGGCGCATTCGACACATCAATCGAATTCGATGA
- a CDS encoding low temperature requirement protein A, with amino-acid sequence MSLIRHKKVELTELFYDLVYVYAISQMTHLLSHVRHGKFLLENVIVFSIALIIFINSWMIQMVFTNRFGKNSLTNTVFMLLQMICLLVAAGLLSNDFQSMVIPFFSTMAVLTGLLLAQYGLEYRITRNTADQYFIKQFFSILGVRILSLLSCLFLPYSSSLVIAVLGIIVTWLMPSFLLNPAKNGALKELTPISFPHLVERLSLLVIITFGEMIIGIAPYFSIDKLSLSSFFPFLIVANLFLFYITEMDHRIDVNKTNVSGNGAIYYHYFIFFGLSFITAAFTLLQEHQLSNDAIACLLYGGIFLFLVGILLHAPYNKANFSWTSKFYLAELALLTIGFLLSLLVAENSLMFTLVTFFVTVGMTSLMMRQR; translated from the coding sequence ATGTCACTAATTCGCCATAAAAAGGTAGAACTAACAGAACTCTTTTATGATTTAGTCTATGTCTATGCCATCTCTCAGATGACTCATCTGTTATCCCATGTTCGCCATGGAAAGTTCCTTTTAGAAAATGTGATTGTCTTTAGTATTGCACTGATTATTTTTATCAATTCTTGGATGATTCAGATGGTTTTTACCAACCGTTTTGGAAAAAATAGCTTGACGAATACTGTCTTTATGTTGCTACAGATGATATGCCTGCTAGTTGCTGCAGGTTTGCTATCCAATGATTTCCAAAGCATGGTCATCCCTTTTTTTAGCACGATGGCAGTTCTCACGGGACTCTTACTTGCACAATATGGTCTCGAGTATCGCATCACCAGAAATACGGCCGATCAATACTTTATCAAGCAATTTTTCTCTATTTTGGGAGTACGAATCTTGAGTCTCTTGTCCTGTCTTTTTCTCCCTTATTCATCTAGTCTAGTAATTGCTGTTTTAGGAATCATTGTGACATGGCTCATGCCGTCTTTCTTACTTAATCCAGCAAAAAACGGAGCTTTAAAGGAATTAACTCCAATTTCGTTTCCTCACCTTGTTGAACGTTTATCTCTGCTTGTGATTATCACCTTTGGCGAGATGATTATTGGGATTGCTCCTTATTTTTCTATCGATAAATTGTCACTTTCTTCCTTCTTTCCTTTTTTGATTGTGGCAAATTTATTTCTCTTTTATATCACAGAGATGGATCACAGGATTGATGTCAATAAAACGAATGTATCAGGAAACGGAGCTATTTATTACCATTACTTTATTTTCTTTGGTTTAAGCTTTATTACGGCGGCTTTTACCTTATTGCAGGAGCATCAGCTATCAAACGATGCTATTGCGTGCCTTCTCTATGGTGGTATTTTCTTGTTTTTGGTTGGAATTCTCCTACATGCACCTTATAACAAGGCAAACTTTAGCTGGACTTCTAAATTTTACCTTGCCGAATTGGCTTTGCTGACTATTGGTTTCCTGCTTAGTCTACTGGTTGCTGAAAATTCTCTGATGTTCACTTTGGTTACTTTCTTTGTGACAGTAGGGATGACGAGTTTAATGATGCGGCAAAGATGA
- a CDS encoding putative quinol monooxygenase, protein MQPIFNIFKLKVAENHVEKFFQIGQTNFNQSITKEEGTLAMYLTKVDDQQTFCVVEVYRDAMAYQAHVTSSHFKDFATFAQDYIPYKERVELIPQILYEQEQPVQEEDLSSLFVRLISVRVKESREKAFKDELFDVVNQAKDTKILYAGFVADSPNTWYIIDISSTENSIVAAFLEQNASIEQQVKQNFSLLECVNKGNLRYRAVTEKEAKCH, encoded by the coding sequence ATGCAGCCTATTTTTAACATATTTAAGCTAAAAGTAGCTGAGAATCATGTAGAGAAATTTTTCCAGATTGGACAGACAAATTTCAATCAATCCATCACAAAAGAAGAAGGAACTTTAGCGATGTATTTGACAAAAGTTGATGATCAGCAAACATTTTGTGTGGTAGAAGTCTATCGTGATGCTATGGCCTATCAAGCACATGTCACTTCTTCTCATTTTAAGGATTTTGCCACTTTTGCACAAGATTACATTCCTTACAAAGAACGTGTAGAACTGATTCCTCAAATTTTGTATGAACAAGAACAGCCGGTTCAAGAAGAAGATTTGTCAAGTCTATTTGTTAGATTGATATCTGTGCGTGTGAAAGAAAGTAGGGAAAAGGCATTTAAAGACGAGCTTTTTGATGTAGTAAATCAGGCAAAAGACACGAAGATTCTCTATGCAGGCTTTGTTGCAGATTCTCCCAATACATGGTATATCATTGATATTTCTAGTACAGAAAATAGCATAGTAGCAGCATTTTTAGAACAAAACGCTTCTATTGAGCAGCAGGTCAAACAGAACTTCTCACTGCTTGAATGCGTCAACAAAGGGAATTTGAGGTATAGAGCTGTCACAGAAAAGGAGGCAAAATGTCACTAA
- a CDS encoding esterase family protein — protein MQVEYLNHWSGHLNRDMKLNHYGHAGMPVVVFASSGGSHNEYADFGMVEACSAFIEAGKIQFFTLSSVDSESWLADWKSPHDRATMHQAYDRYVIEEAIPFIKHHTGWFDPMMTTGCSMGAYHALNFFLNHPDVFSKVIALSGVYDARFFVGEYGSDEAIYQHSPADFIWNQNDGWFIDRYRQADIIVCTGLGAWEQDGLPSFYTLKEAFDHKNIPAWFAEWGQDVAHDWEWWRKQMPYFLNELNL, from the coding sequence ATGCAAGTAGAATATCTTAATCACTGGAGTGGTCATCTAAATCGGGACATGAAGCTAAATCACTATGGACACGCAGGGATGCCTGTGGTTGTCTTTGCCTCATCAGGAGGAAGCCACAATGAATATGCAGATTTTGGCATGGTTGAGGCTTGTTCGGCGTTTATTGAAGCTGGGAAAATCCAGTTTTTCACCCTGAGCAGTGTAGATTCTGAAAGTTGGCTGGCTGATTGGAAATCGCCTCACGATCGTGCCACCATGCACCAAGCCTATGATCGGTATGTGATTGAAGAGGCAATTCCTTTTATCAAACACCATACAGGTTGGTTTGACCCAATGATGACGACCGGTTGCTCCATGGGGGCTTATCACGCACTGAACTTCTTTTTAAACCATCCAGATGTATTCAGTAAAGTCATTGCTCTTTCTGGTGTTTATGACGCTCGATTCTTTGTGGGCGAATATGGATCAGATGAAGCGATTTATCAGCATTCACCCGCGGACTTTATTTGGAACCAAAATGATGGTTGGTTTATCGATCGTTACCGCCAGGCAGATATCATTGTCTGCACAGGTTTGGGTGCTTGGGAACAAGATGGTTTGCCATCTTTTTACACCTTAAAAGAAGCCTTTGACCACAAAAATATTCCAGCTTGGTTTGCTGAATGGGGACAAGACGTGGCTCATGACTGGGAGTGGTGGAGAAAACAAATGCCTTACTTTTTAAATGAATTGAATCTATAA
- a CDS encoding ATP-grasp domain-containing protein encodes MNYIVISPYYPQNFQQFTIELHKQGVNVLGIGEEPYDQLDEPLKQALTEYFRVDNLENLDEVKRAVAFLFYKHGPIDRIESHNEYWLELDAALRTQFNIFGAKTEDLVKTKFKSEMKKYFQQAGVPVVPGKVIKKLTDIDQAVKEIKLPMIAKPDNGVGAAATYKLETSADVARFKDEWDQTTPYFFEQFVTSSDICTFDGLTDKDGNIVFCTTFDYAHTPLDLMIHKMDNSYYVLKEMDAKLRKYGERIVREFGMKERFFHIEFFRDGDDYIAIEYNNRPAGGFTIDVYNYAHSIDLYKNYASLVAGNGFEASNFEPLYCLAVSRRDNKHYQYSEEEILGKYQGQLKTVKRMPRAFAELQGDSLYMLTTDSRKELQQMIADFGATE; translated from the coding sequence ATGAATTATATCGTTATTTCACCTTATTATCCGCAAAATTTCCAACAATTTACGATTGAACTCCACAAACAAGGAGTCAACGTGTTAGGGATTGGAGAAGAACCCTATGACCAGTTGGACGAACCGCTAAAACAAGCTTTGACGGAATATTTTCGTGTTGACAATTTAGAAAATCTTGATGAAGTTAAGCGAGCTGTTGCCTTTCTTTTCTATAAGCATGGCCCGATTGATCGCATTGAATCCCATAATGAATACTGGCTAGAGTTAGATGCTGCCTTGCGTACTCAGTTCAACATTTTTGGAGCAAAGACTGAGGATTTGGTCAAGACCAAGTTTAAGTCCGAAATGAAAAAATATTTCCAACAAGCAGGTGTCCCAGTGGTGCCTGGAAAAGTCATTAAAAAGCTGACAGATATTGATCAAGCAGTGAAAGAAATCAAACTTCCTATGATTGCAAAACCAGATAATGGAGTTGGGGCTGCTGCAACCTATAAATTGGAAACTTCAGCTGATGTGGCTCGTTTCAAAGACGAATGGGATCAAACCACGCCCTACTTCTTTGAACAATTTGTTACATCAAGCGACATTTGCACCTTTGATGGGCTGACAGATAAGGATGGCAATATTGTATTCTGCACAACCTTTGACTATGCCCATACACCACTTGATTTGATGATCCATAAGATGGATAATTCCTACTATGTTCTCAAGGAAATGGATGCTAAATTACGCAAGTACGGAGAAAGGATCGTTCGAGAATTCGGCATGAAAGAGCGGTTCTTCCATATCGAATTTTTCCGTGATGGTGATGATTATATTGCTATCGAGTACAACAACCGCCCAGCTGGTGGCTTTACGATTGATGTCTATAATTATGCTCATTCGATTGATTTGTATAAAAACTATGCTTCGCTAGTTGCAGGAAATGGGTTTGAAGCATCGAACTTTGAACCACTTTACTGTCTCGCTGTGTCACGGAGAGATAACAAACACTACCAATATTCTGAAGAGGAAATTCTTGGAAAATACCAAGGGCAGCTCAAGACCGTAAAACGAATGCCACGTGCCTTTGCAGAATTGCAGGGTGATAGCCTTTATATGCTAACCACAGACAGCCGTAAAGAATTACAGCAAATGATTGCAGATTTCGGTGCTACAGAGTAA